A part of Candidatus Bathyarchaeota archaeon genomic DNA contains:
- a CDS encoding nucleotidyltransferase domain-containing protein, with protein sequence MSSMIKLPEKIRRTLEKIVKEMTVKENVYGLGMFGSWSRGDSTSTSDVDLLILTKSSIPDECVERVVVNDIMVDLDFIPMQWVQGLLPPELDQKIFETQILYDRDWTLANVKMLMAKSYGSPERVEIRTDAHAVEADIHLSRATSALSKKDFLSAHLFASTAIENILKIPLEITLQPISNSRFIENAEIATEKLGLKEIFTNYMETLKLDMADRVLAEEKLKLFKALWDEMSHLVKQNAQTIERAHFKIKTSLRYYFNPVFMQGTVLRTTSIINAKNFAESVHYLNNVFLNMLENYAWLKSVVERQQVDYTTLIRSMENLEKTSPRNYQSIVKFLGLNDTDEAKVKKIIEKAKRDIVKLRREKKHLIKTHIKS encoded by the coding sequence ATGTCCAGTATGATAAAACTTCCAGAAAAAATCAGAAGAACTCTCGAAAAAATAGTCAAAGAGATGACTGTAAAAGAGAATGTTTACGGCTTAGGCATGTTTGGAAGCTGGAGCAGGGGAGACTCCACCAGCACAAGCGACGTCGACTTGCTTATCTTAACAAAAAGCAGCATTCCAGACGAATGTGTGGAAAGAGTTGTAGTTAACGATATAATGGTAGATCTGGACTTCATCCCAATGCAATGGGTTCAAGGGCTCCTACCGCCTGAGTTGGACCAAAAAATCTTCGAAACCCAAATTCTCTATGACAGAGATTGGACATTAGCAAACGTTAAAATGTTAATGGCTAAATCTTACGGCTCTCCAGAAAGAGTGGAAATTCGAACAGATGCCCACGCGGTGGAAGCCGATATCCATTTAAGCAGAGCAACCTCAGCCCTATCAAAAAAGGACTTTTTAAGCGCTCATCTTTTCGCTTCAACAGCTATAGAAAACATCCTGAAGATACCATTAGAGATAACATTGCAGCCAATTTCAAACAGCCGCTTCATAGAAAACGCTGAAATCGCAACAGAAAAACTCGGTTTGAAAGAAATATTCACAAACTACATGGAAACATTGAAGTTAGACATGGCAGACAGAGTTCTGGCTGAGGAAAAATTGAAACTTTTTAAGGCATTATGGGACGAAATGAGCCATCTGGTTAAGCAGAACGCTCAAACAATTGAAAGAGCCCACTTCAAAATAAAAACAAGTCTAAGATACTATTTTAACCCAGTCTTTATGCAAGGTACTGTCTTAAGAACAACCTCAATAATCAACGCCAAAAATTTTGCAGAATCTGTCCACTACTTAAACAACGTTTTTCTTAATATGCTTGAAAACTATGCTTGGCTAAAATCTGTCGTAGAAAGACAGCAAGTTGACTACACAACACTGATACGCTCCATGGAAAACCTTGAAAAAACAAGCCCAAGAAACTATCAGAGTATAGTAAAATTTCTAGGACTGAACGACACAGACGAAGCAAAAGTGAAAAAGATTATCGAAAAAGCCAAAAGAGACATAGTTAAACTGCGCAGAGAAAAGAAACATTTAATCAAAACCCACATAAAGAGTTAA
- a CDS encoding DUF354 domain-containing protein — MRVWYDACTGKHVRYGTTIARKLRSLGHEVILTTRRHPDTLALASLLKEDFVAIGRYSSASLFSKLKESTKRTSKLAEFFKNNLPDVAISHQSVELCRVAFGLAIPIILTADTPHADAVNRLTIPLSKALVVSEAIPKRLFACYGKPKIYQFKGVDEVAWIKGFSPTKDFNFERPLIVVRQLETRASYALEKEDVTEKAAKKLAKLGNVLFISRYGKQKINGVITLEKFVDTASLVASADLVVSAGGTISREAALQGTPSIVISEFGKTYVNEYLAKKGFPLFMANASDVISIAKRYIGKRFDVQKKLSSLEDPVDIIVKVISENFNKSC, encoded by the coding sequence ATGCGAGTTTGGTATGACGCGTGCACCGGAAAGCATGTACGCTATGGAACAACCATAGCCAGAAAGCTGCGCAGTCTAGGCCACGAAGTAATCCTAACAACAAGAAGACATCCCGACACTTTAGCTTTAGCAAGCTTACTAAAAGAGGACTTTGTCGCCATCGGCAGATACAGCTCAGCCTCGCTTTTCAGCAAGCTAAAGGAAAGCACAAAGCGAACATCTAAACTAGCCGAGTTTTTTAAAAACAACTTGCCAGACGTTGCCATTTCCCATCAGTCCGTAGAACTGTGCCGCGTGGCGTTTGGACTTGCCATTCCCATAATTTTAACAGCCGACACCCCTCATGCGGACGCGGTTAACAGACTTACGATTCCCCTGTCAAAAGCTCTTGTAGTTTCGGAAGCAATTCCGAAAAGGCTTTTCGCGTGCTATGGCAAACCCAAAATCTACCAGTTCAAAGGCGTGGACGAAGTCGCATGGATTAAGGGTTTTTCGCCAACCAAAGACTTTAACTTTGAAAGGCCGTTAATCGTTGTAAGGCAACTTGAAACGCGAGCCTCATACGCCCTTGAAAAAGAAGACGTAACTGAGAAAGCGGCGAAAAAACTTGCTAAACTTGGAAATGTCCTTTTTATCTCGCGTTACGGCAAACAAAAAATAAACGGAGTGATAACCCTTGAAAAATTCGTGGACACTGCAAGTTTAGTGGCTTCAGCTGACCTTGTTGTAAGCGCTGGTGGAACGATATCAAGGGAAGCAGCTTTGCAGGGAACCCCAAGCATAGTCATTTCCGAGTTCGGGAAAACATATGTGAACGAATATCTTGCAAAGAAAGGTTTCCCGTTATTTATGGCGAATGCTTCAGACGTCATCTCAATAGCTAAACGTTACATTGGAAAGCGGTTTGATGTACAAAAAAAGCTTTCATCTTTAGAAGATCCTGTGGATATTATTGTAAAAGTTATTTCCGAGAACTTTAATAAAAGCTGCTAA
- a CDS encoding N-acetyltransferase, producing the protein MGRNVVIGRNCNIQAHVTISNECKVGDNVFIGPNTSLLNDKFPNGRCITPSIIEDNAIIGGGCIILPNVKIGKHAVVGAGSLVTKDVPPHTVVAGSPAKPIMTRMEYEAKKEAFTKKHSK; encoded by the coding sequence ATCGGCAGAAACGTTGTGATAGGCAGAAACTGCAACATACAAGCCCACGTGACAATATCAAACGAGTGCAAAGTGGGCGACAATGTCTTTATAGGCCCCAACACCAGCTTATTAAATGACAAATTTCCCAATGGTCGATGCATAACACCATCCATAATAGAGGATAACGCCATAATAGGCGGGGGATGCATAATCCTCCCAAACGTGAAGATCGGCAAACACGCCGTGGTCGGTGCCGGAAGCCTTGTTACAAAGGATGTGCCTCCACACACGGTTGTTGCCGGTTCGCCAGCTAAACCAATTATGACAAGAATGGAGTATGAAGCGAAAAAAGAGGCTTTCACCAAGAAACATTCAAAGTGA
- a CDS encoding GDP-mannose dehydrogenase, with amino-acid sequence MVKERVLVVGLGEVGRPLFELLKECGKFEVYGYDLNTDRMREIGQSKDSLPETVDIMHVCIPCVNKEKFADAVVGYVECFKPNLVIINSTVEPGTTAEIYKRLRKACFVAHSPVRGVHKSLEHMKWELKRWTKYIGGVNEESAQNAKKHYEKLGLKTKVLKSSLETELAKLFETTYRAWMIVCFQEMHRISRHFGADFDEVVDFIEDTHRVRLDRPVMFPGVIGGHCLIPNAELLLRNYDSKLLRFIFESNERRVEEMKDKRVRDEVAKIMKRVEILQKNCKINN; translated from the coding sequence ATGGTTAAAGAAAGGGTTTTAGTTGTCGGTTTAGGCGAAGTTGGCCGTCCCTTGTTTGAACTGCTAAAAGAATGTGGAAAGTTTGAAGTTTACGGCTATGATTTGAATACGGATAGAATGCGTGAAATCGGCCAGTCTAAAGATTCCCTGCCCGAAACCGTTGACATAATGCACGTTTGCATTCCATGCGTTAATAAAGAGAAATTCGCCGACGCTGTTGTGGGCTATGTGGAGTGTTTCAAGCCTAACCTTGTAATAATAAACAGCACTGTTGAACCCGGCACAACCGCGGAAATCTACAAGCGTCTCCGCAAAGCATGTTTCGTGGCGCATTCCCCTGTGCGCGGAGTCCACAAAAGCCTAGAACACATGAAATGGGAGTTGAAACGTTGGACAAAATACATAGGCGGAGTTAACGAAGAATCAGCGCAAAATGCAAAAAAGCATTATGAAAAACTAGGATTAAAAACAAAAGTTTTGAAAAGCAGCCTTGAAACAGAGTTAGCTAAACTTTTTGAAACTACTTACCGGGCTTGGATGATCGTGTGCTTCCAGGAAATGCACAGAATTAGCAGACACTTCGGTGCAGATTTCGACGAAGTGGTTGACTTTATCGAAGACACACATCGTGTTAGACTAGATAGGCCGGTGATGTTTCCAGGAGTTATTGGGGGGCACTGTTTAATTCCCAACGCTGAGCTTCTTCTTAGAAATTACGATTCTAAGCTTCTGCGGTTTATATTTGAATCCAACGAGAGGCGTGTTGAAGAAATGAAAGACAAACGTGTCCGCGATGAGGTTGCAAAAATTATGAAACGTGTGGAAATTCTCCAAAAAAATTGCAAGATCAATAAC